A region of the Exiguobacterium aurantiacum DSM 6208 genome:
GTTGAAAAGCTACGCTTGATTAAGGATGAGGCAGAGCTTAAGATAATGAAGGAAGCTGCGGCGATTGCCGATGCGGCTTTCGAACATATCCAAACGTTCATCCGTCCGGGTCGTACCGAGAAAGAAGTCGCGAACGAACTCGAAATGTTCATGCGCGGTCAAGGGGCGGATTCGTCTTCGTTCGATATGATCGTTGCCTCGGGATGGCGTTCGGCGCTCCCGCACGGTGTGGCGAGCGACAAAGTGATCGAAGCAGGGGAACTCGTGACGCTCGACTTCGGGGCATACTACAAAGGGTACTGCTCAGATATTACGCGCACGCTCGCGGTCGGAACGATTTCCGATGAGCTACGCAACATTTACGACACGGTGCTTCGGGCCCAACTCGCAGGTGTGGCGGGCACGAGAGCCGGCATTTCAGGGATCGAGGCGGACGCGTTGACGCGTGACGTCATCAAAGAAGCCGGATTCGGTGAATACTTCGGACACTCGACTGGTCACGGTCTCGGTATGGAAGTCCATGAGGCACCGGGCCTGTCGTTCCGCTCAGAGACGATTTTGGAACCGGGGATGGTCGTCACGATTGAGCCGGGCATTTACATCGCTGGCGTCGGTGGTTGCCGCATCGAGGACGATGTCGTGATCACGGAAGACGGATGTGTTCGTCTCACGCAATCGCCAAAAGAGTTAATCACGATCGAGGCGTAAGCCTCGTCTGAAATTAGGAGGAAATCAATATGGTATCAGTTAACGATTTGAAAACAGGCTTAACGGTCAAAACGTCAGACGGTTCAATTTGGCAAGTCATCGAGTTCCAGCACGTCAAGCCAGGTAAAGGGGCCGCTTTCGTCCGGACGAAGATGCGTAACTTGCGCACAGGCGCCATCCAAGAGACGACGTTCCGCGGCGGCGAGCGCATCGAACGGGCCCACATCGAACGCAAACGTATGCAATATCTCTATCCGATGGGGGACACGTACGTGTTCATGGACAATGAATCGTACGAGCAACTCGAATTGACGAGCGAACAAGTAAAAGCGGCACTCCCTTACATGCTTGAAAACATGGAAGTGAGCATCGCGGACTACAACGGCGAGATTCTCGGGATCGAACTTCCGACGACGGTCGTCTTGACGATCGT
Encoded here:
- a CDS encoding M24 family metallopeptidase, with the translated sequence MERVSKLQRALAANGIDGLLVTKRENIRYLSGFTGSSGVVLITAEKASFITDFRYTEQAASQVKGYDIVELDTSLIKSVSDIVTREAVKRLGIEQDDMTVGLYRTYEKEVTAELVETSGIVEKLRLIKDEAELKIMKEAAAIADAAFEHIQTFIRPGRTEKEVANELEMFMRGQGADSSSFDMIVASGWRSALPHGVASDKVIEAGELVTLDFGAYYKGYCSDITRTLAVGTISDELRNIYDTVLRAQLAGVAGTRAGISGIEADALTRDVIKEAGFGEYFGHSTGHGLGMEVHEAPGLSFRSETILEPGMVVTIEPGIYIAGVGGCRIEDDVVITEDGCVRLTQSPKELITIEA
- the efp gene encoding elongation factor P, giving the protein MVSVNDLKTGLTVKTSDGSIWQVIEFQHVKPGKGAAFVRTKMRNLRTGAIQETTFRGGERIERAHIERKRMQYLYPMGDTYVFMDNESYEQLELTSEQVKAALPYMLENMEVSIADYNGEILGIELPTTVVLTIVEADPGVKGDTASNVKKNATVETGHIIQVPLFIEPGEKVTVDTRTGEFTGRYNG